The nucleotide window ctctccatctgcagctctctctccatctgcagctgcctctctttttccaactttctctcctcctgcagctgcctctctgcctgcagctctctctccatctgcagctgcctctctgtttgcagctgcctctctgtctgcagctgcctctctgcctgcagctgtctctcctcttgcagctgtctctctttgttttgcagctgcctctcctcctgcagctctgtctctttttccagctttctctcctcctgcagctgcctctccgtctgcagctgcctctctgtctgcagctgtCTTTCCTcttgcagctgtctctctttgttttgcagctgcctctcttcctgtagctgtctctctttttccacctgtctgtccttctgcagctgtctcCCATAGTTTTGCAGCTGTTGCTCtatctgcagctgtctctccatctgcagctgtctctccatctgcagctgtctctccatctgcagctgcctctctgtctgcagctgcctctccgtctgcagctgcctctccatctgcagctgcctctctgtctgcagctgtctctccatctgcagctgtcgctccatctgcagctgcctctctgtctgcagctgcctctctgtctgcagctgtctttccatctgcagctgtctctccatctgcagctgcctctccgtctgcagctgtttctctgtctgcagctgcctctctgtccgcagctgtctctctttgttttgcagctgtctctcctcctgcagctgtctctctttttccaactttctctcctcctgcagttgtctgtccttctgcagctTTCTCTCCTCTTGCAGCTGCATCTCCGCCTGCagctctctctccgtctgctgctgcctctctgtctgcagctgcctctctgcctgtagctgtctctcctcctgcagctgtctctctttttccaactgtctctccatctgcagctctctctctatctgcagctgcctctccgtctgcagctgtctgtccttctgcagctgtctctctttttccagctttctctcctcctgcagctgcaTCTCCGCCTGCagctctctctccgtctgcagctgcctctctgtctgcagctgcctctctgcctgtagctgtctctcctcctgcagctgtctctctttttccaactgtctctccatctgcagctctctctccatctgcagctgcctctctttttccaactttctctccacctgcagctgtctgtccttctgcagctgtctctctttttccagctttctctcctcctgcagctgcctctctgcctgcagctctctctccatctgcagctgcctctctgcctgcagctctctctccttctgcaactgtctctctttttcctgctgtctctccttctgcagctgtctctctgtctgcagtTTTCTATCTTTTTGCAGCTGTCTCCTATAGTTTTGCAGCTGTCGCTCcatctgcagctgtctctccatTTGCAactgtctgtccttctgcagctgtctctttttttcctgctgtctctccttctgcagctgtctctctttttccaactgtctctctttttctagCTGTCTCTGTTTCTGGATCTTTTCCCGATTCTTCAACTTTCTGCACCATATTTTCTTCAAGAATGCCCAGCACCCATAAGACTGAGTCGGGCTGGAAGATGGTAATGGGTCTCTGACTTTGATCATGACCCTGGGTGCAATCTGTGCATATCCAGCAAACCACAAATTAAATTGTTGCATTTTCTGAATAAGTAgtgtaatataattaattataatTACAATTAATAAGTTCCATATAGGCAAGCAAAGCCTAGGCTGAATCAGTACCTGTAGTTTCTCTTTGTAGTCATCGTCCATGTCCTCTGTCCGTCTGCTCTTAGATGTCTTATTTTTTTCCAGAGTGGATAACCTAAAGTACATTTCATCTGAGTGATTTTCAAGCACTGATTAACCATAACCACTGTGAAAACTAACTTCAGTGTTTTGGCTTCATACCACAGTCATGTTTTTATATGCTAAAagttagggatgcaccgattcacgtttttcacttccgataccgattcagatatctgaggcttagtatcggcagATACCGATCcgatagagtaaaacagtgctgaatcgacttaaaacattttttttaacacagacatactgaattacaagtttattgaaaactctgcaccagtatagcacacttaaacacacataaaacatataaaaacaacacaaattgcatttgttcagtcagtgcaattatgaatataacattgaatgtaaaataaataataccaaagaacctgaaactgacaaaaacaataggttcacaactttggtcaaacatgaccaagaaacctttgaaatggttcaagaattctaaatataatttaaaatgaataaggagatgaaataagagaaacagcaatacctatgcggctagtttgctatagcgcacacatcacgtaagcacaaagcatgtaacggccagaaatatgtgtactgtgcctttaagggagcgagttgagtgcacgtatggaatattgttgtttttttagctgtctgccgtagaccgactcagaccactgctctttatttcatctttattttatttctgtaagtaccgcattcaatgagctttggacaactcaccagttcaagTATGAActgtcaagtagtgctggagcccaggtttattttggtcaaccagcaaataaacggactaagtggaatagcaccagcgcgagtacgagtcagtgattcacctctcctctgtgtgcttcgtgtttcactcgcctgttaactgtccaagttcacttctatccgggacagagtggatatttaaagttgaactaactccgaaaagcgttacaagcatagaattagactgaatagatctggggtgagtttcccgaaacgttcttagcgcgaagtacttcttaacctcatatgtttcatacgaggttacgaagtacttagcgctacgaacgtttcgggaaacccacccctgtttttatggatcggtcacagtcaccgatacccgatctaggattttttccaatatcgggtccgatacagatattaatatcgaaACCCGTGCATCCCTACTAAAAGTACGGAGAGGCTAGTAGACGTATGTGAATAGGATCAATTCTGTATGAGGGTATAGAGCAGACATACGGTATGTCTGCTCTATACCCTCATACAGAATTGATCCTATTCTGATAATAGAGTCTGGAAGAATTAAATACTCACCTCTGTTGACTGTAGTTTCCACTCAGCATGTTGCCACCTGTTTCAGCAATCTACAATTATTTgcaaaaaacacaaaatgtcACTTTGTATCATGTACACAGCCGCATTTCAATGACTGTAGAGCTCTAAGTTGCAGTGTTCTGGAACCAAGTGATGTCATTTTTTTCATTATGACGTTTTACTGACATTCAGTGGCCATGAAAACATGGTAACCATGACAACAAAATAAATAGCTGACAAGACAGCAGTAACTTCATTAGGAAACCCTATAACCATGCTGTTCATAGTATGTCATGCATTTTAAGGGTTAAGCAAATATAACTATAGAAGTCCTTGATataaaatttaaaattcttaTTGTTATTTCACATTTTAACGTTTCTGATGAATtctttgaaaaaaacatttgttacaatgaaagttatatatatttttaaatataaaaaggtACACATTTTATTAGAATTTTGAAATGACCAAAaaaaattgtattggcaaaattattcagatcatagaactaaatcacatgctgacatTAACTttacgtgcatgtgtgtttttgtgtggtctTTCATGGAAGCGAAACTTTTCAGTCAtttccagtatttggccagtagaGGGAGACCAAGTACTAGCATACTGATATTACACAGATGAAATAAGACATTTCAGTGAGTTAAAATCagagtttttgtgtgtgtgtgtgtgtgtgtgtgtgtgtatatatatatatatatatatatatatatatatatatatatatatatatatatatatatatatatatatatatatcaatggTCACTGGTTAAAATGGCTGTGACGCATTGAAGCATTTCAGGTTTTCAAATAGTGCGGCCCCAACGTTTCCGGTTGTATTGTTTACAAACAGCGGCATATGCAAAACTAGCTAGAGTAATATCAAAATGAGTGTTCGGTGCAAAGTTTTTAAGTCGGATCATTTCCAAAAACAATGTAAGAAATATTCAGAGCACTGTTGTGTTCCTCTTTGCTCGGCGTCTGGGAAGTTTAATGGCAGTTAAAGTTTTCATAGCTTTCCAGCGCGTATAGTGACCTCAGGAGCCAGTGGCTAATAAACATACATCGGGACCATTGGGACCAATTTACTATCTCGCCTCATACAAAAGTCTGTAGCAGACATTTCATACCAGACCACTTGATTGAACCAAAAACCCCAGAAGGTCAGAGAAGACTGACAAAGGATGCAGTACCACTTCTCTTTTAATGGAACGGATACAGCATTCAGGCTCCACAGCtaagtgtgtgggagaggagagaaagaccgGCTGAGCCTACCTCCCTGGAAGATCCATCAACTGATCTTACAGTGGATCATGATTATTTTTCTGCTCCTGAGCCATCATCGCTAGACATGTCCTGCGCTGAAAATGAAGATCTGTCCCATGAAGTGGAGGAGCTGAGAAATCAGCTTCATGAGTTGCGTGCCCAGCTAACCTTTGGGTTACAACAATTCTCCGACGAGGACATTCGATTTTACACCAGGTAACGTGCAGTAAAGCTTTAGATGCAATTCACTGCCACTTTGACAATCAGTGTGCTGTTAAAATTagaaaaatatatcaaaaaatatatcatatatatcataaatatatgtatatcataaatgtatgtatatattatatacatacaataataataacagtaatcaTCATCGACATCATTTTGCCAACAGATTCCCAAGCTATGACCACTTAATGGCATTTTGGTGGCTGATTGAGCCATCCATCCACAAAATGGTTCGGGTCTCAAGAGCAAAGGCTGCAGCTAAGAAGAATGAAGATATGTCTCATTCACGAATGTCAGGGGTATGACAACATTTTTTTAACCCAAAAAACAACAGTAAGGGATGACTCCCGCTATACATGTTATGTTATGGTAATATGTTGAACAAAtgaccaggggggtattccagaaagagggtttaacaaactctaaacttaaccctgaactctgagttgtcttactccgatctgacatactcagagttttcggttccaaaacggctgatcggagattaagtaatcagggtcgctcaactccgagtaggttgacccagacagaagtgcgttcacgcgtaactattaaaggcattcttaatggaacacaGATAAATAAGATTAATCATGGACTTAaatgcgaaaatcagccgagcatcgtatttcacaccattgtagcttgaagtattactgactgcgtatgcagaatatttagatattattaaatgtaaatgtaatactatggtagctgctagagaaaggcagtcagcatgtcaaaaaattgccaacagagttaatgcgtgagtgaaaattatatttttatatttagcagaagggcgtgattattttattatattctcctcatttataatactgtattgagttttatgtattttttatgcacgcggaaagtataaacgcttccaccgttcgcgcagtcgcgcgaggtgggcggagcgctatggtcactcactCAGACCTACTCTCTAATGCACATCAGATCTACCAATTGGATTCACTCAGACCTGCTCTTTAATGCAGCACAGACTGTTATGAGACTAGGATTGGTTAGGCTAGGAACCAGGGCGGCCTCTCACCTGAGCCCTCCCATGAGAGTCTGCTCGACCAATGTAtgcacgcggaaagtataaacgcttccaccgttcgcgcagagtcgcgcgaggtgggcggagcgctatggtcactcactCAGACCTAGGCTGTGTttgaaatagactactacatactggatactgcatactggactcagtatatactggatactgcatactggtcctcttagtagtatgcagtacagtttccagtatgcgacaaaagcaaagcacactacggggtcacgtgaacgtagcgttgcatgatgggatgcagtacaccacgaagatagctctgtttgcgtactggaatattttgcggaagtagtaggtcatccgggtatgtttcgcgtactggaaattttcattttggtcacatactgcatacgacatactgatttggggctcgatcagtatgccagtagtatgtagtagactatttcgaacacagccctacTCTCTAATGCACATCAGATCTACCAATTGGATTCACTCAGACATGCTCTTTAATGCAGCACAGACTGTTATGAGACTAGGATTGGTTAGGCTGGGAACCAGGGCGGCCTCTCACCTGATCCCTCCCATGAGAGTCTGCTCGACCAATGTTTGAGAGGAGGTGGTCTATGTTGGGGGTGGGCTAAATGTCCTCCGTGTCCAGAAGAGCAGAAGTTGAAACACCTTCACTATATACAATCATCAGGACAGACAAAATTCACTACACGTTCACCAGGACAGACAGAATTCATGCACTTTGTTATGGCAGCAGATCCAGTATCTGTGTCATTCAGGATTTAAGAAGCACTCTGATAACGGACGCGTGAAACCATGTGTTGAACAAAAAATATCTTTATATAAGAAAAATGCAATTCAAAACTCTTCTTTTTACAGTTTTCTTCCAATAAATCTCAACACGGTAAGCACGGTCAAAAAACTGTGTGTATCCGTGCTTCTAGATCTTTTTCCCACTAGCACACCCTCAGCTCAACAGCATCCCCGATAGgccagcgtttctcaaccgggGTGCCGCGGCACCCTGGGGTGCTGTCTGTCTTCAGCGGGGGTGCcatcaaaatattctgatgtgaaataaaaaactatagtttaaaaaattgaagttattatacgctttaaaaatcattaaaatgtatttcatatgaccagatctctcaaatttggtgggcgtgagctttttttcaggcgggggggattggaatctgtcgcgatggttagtgtagcggctgtgtgtgtgtgtgtgtgtgtgtgtgtgtgtgtgtgtgtgtgtgtgtgtgtgtgtgtgtgtgtgtggttggggagcgggctggctaaagtctaccaagaaacagcgcgatctatattctgattggttcaacctgttatacaaccgatggattggctgaatatgctgcggtgtgcggcgattagattatttaaaaaataaataaataataataatattcaagcgtgagaaattccatgtgtggcgtgagagcgtgtgaaatcgctaaatatgcgtgagtctcacgctcaaagcgtgcatatgacctgcatatgaccaaggtcagcacgtgattacgcaggtttcccactgactgtaagtcacatttatctgctctctgtcttaataatcactttttttgtgttatgttggccgggagatggttgcagagagtatgttttcagggttgccaacgctcacgcattgagcatgagacacacgcatttgaccgtttgcatgcatgcatataaagggtgccacaactgaaaaaaggttgagaaacactgctaTAGGCTATCAAAAATAAGAGTCCCATCGTAAATTTGCTGTTCAACTAAACTGACATTATTGTATTTCATGAAATAATACAAAAATTACAAAAAACACTCATAAACAATATAACAAATACAAATTCTTATTTATGGCTCTAACATTTCGGCCCCTAATTGTATTGGCAGGGTACAAAACAATTACAAACTTACTAATAGAGCCATATCCATATCGATCCAACATCTACTGTACATAGTAATTTATTAATCAAATTTCTGTGTACGAGTCCATTATTAATCCTTTCTTGACTCATTCTGCTTCCTGCATAAGACAGAGTTTGTTAGTAGGCCTTTCCAATAGGGTAGATTTGGTTTGAACTTGAACCCGTCTGACCACTCCTCTTGAGTCTGGATAGGTCTTACGGATTTTTCTAGTCAACCAGGCATTCCTTGGGGCAGAATTGTCCACAATGAGAACAAGGTCTCCAGGAGTGAGATTTCTCTTGCGAGTATTCCACTTCTGTCGCTCTTGCAGCAACGGGAGGTATTCCTGGGTCCATCTTGACCAAAACAAGGTCGCCATATATTGTATTTGTCTCCATCTTCTACGGGAGTAGAGGTCATCCCTGCTAAATATGCCAGGTGGAAGAGCTGGTTGTCTTTTCATTAACAGAAGATGATTTGGAGTCAAAACCTCTAGGTCATTGGGCATCAGAGGCAGCAGTTAAAGGTCGATCATTAATGATTGCTTCAACTTCACTTAGCAGTGTGTGGAGGCCATCATCATCCAACACCTGCTGTCTCAATAGAGAATTCAACACCTTCCTTACAGTGCGAATCTGTCGTTCCCATATTCCACCTTGGTGGGATGCAGTCGGGGTGTTAAAAATCCAGGTGATGCCTTTCTGCATAAAGTCTTCTCTGATTTGAGATTGATCAAGCTCCTCTAGAGCCTCTCGGAGTTCTCTCTCGGCACCAATAAAATTTGTGCCATTGTCAGAACGCATTGTTGACACTTGACCTCTTCTACAGATAAATCTTCTGATGGCATTAATGCATGATGAGGTATCTAAAGAGTGAGCCACTTCTATGTGGACGGCTCTAAGGGCAAGACATGTGAACAAGACGCCATAGCGTTTTACCATGCTACGTGCTCTTCTGACCTCAAAGGGTCCAAAATAGTCTACGCCTACATGTGTAAAGGGAGGCTGGTCAGGGAGTACATGTTCCTCAAGTAAGTCTGCCATTTTTTGCTCTGCAGGTTTTGCATGCAGCTTTCTGCATGTAATGCAACTGGATATCACTGTTCGAGAGGCTCTGTTTAATCCTGGAATCCAGTATCGCTGTCTGACCTTTGCTATTAAATGATTTCTTCCACAGTGACCATTCTGACGGTGAACATGCGTCAGAATCAGCTTTGCAAGGTGGTGATCCTTGTGTAGCACTGTCGGGAATCTGGATTCTTCTGGCATGGCTGACTTGTTCAGCCGACCCCCCACTCTAATGACACCATCTTGCAGTACAGGATCCAATCTGTAGATTGGAATGGACTTCTTAACTTGGGAATTTTGTCCTTGGAGTGAGGCCAACTCCTCTGGATACATCTCCCTTTGACTGTGACATATCAATACAATTTCTGCATCCTCCAAATCTTGCACTGATAAAGGTTTCTTCTCCACTGACTGCCTTAATCTTTTCATTTCTTCTTGAACTTTCAAGTCCTGTTTTCTTTTATCACTCTCCGTTAAAGCAACAACAGCTTTGCATTCCTTTCTCTTGTTGGCTAAGTAGTGAAGCGTGTCTTTCAATCGCAACATCCATGCAACAGCTTTCTTCAGTCTATGCC belongs to Brachyhypopomus gauderio isolate BG-103 unplaced genomic scaffold, BGAUD_0.2 sc66, whole genome shotgun sequence and includes:
- the LOC143490744 gene encoding uncharacterized protein LOC143490744; translation: MLSGNYSQQRLSTLEKNKTSKSRRTEDMDDDYKEKLQIAPRVMIKVRDPLPSSSPTQSYGCWAFLKKIWCRKLKNREKIQKQRQLEKERQLEKERQLQKERQQEKKRQLQKDRQLQMERQLQMERQLQNYRRQLQKDRKLQTERQLQKERQQEKERQLQKERELQAERQLQMERELQAERQLQEERKLEKERQLQKDRQLQVERKLEKERQLQMERELQMERQLEKERQLQEERQLQAERQLQTERQLQTERELQAEMQLQEERKLEKERQLQKDRQLQTERQLQIERELQMERQLEKERQLQEERQLQAERQLQTERQQQTERELQAEMQLQEERKLQKDRQLQEERKLEKERQLQEERQLQNKERQLRTERQLQTEKQLQTERQLQMERQLQMERQLQTERQLQTERQLQMERQLQMERQLQTERQLQMERQLQTERQLQTERQLQMERQLQMERQLQMERQLQIEQQLQNYGRQLQKDRQVEKERQLQEERQLQNKERQLQEERQLQTERQLQTERQLQEERKLEKETELQEERQLQNKERQLQEERQLQAERQLQTERQLQTERQLQMERELQAERQLQEERKLEKERQLQMERELQMERQLEKERQLQEERCRRTDSLEKRDSWQKRDNWKKRYSCSCRRTDS